In the genome of Drosophila yakuba strain Tai18E2 chromosome 3R, Prin_Dyak_Tai18E2_2.1, whole genome shotgun sequence, one region contains:
- the LOC6538962 gene encoding uncharacterized protein LOC6538962 — MGARQSQSREPRSVSMENPTPAGVIDISDDVVKRLKAGISQQAREHAAAAEESKPAPKPTTMAAAKPAASAPAAPSAPKVSYPAAVPIYVQGGGHTISAADVQRQMNQELVKNDELWKERMAKLEENLKKTNTILEKEYANAVDNVHKRFVSTASSHKVPPCQDLKSQLLACYRAYPGETLKCMEEVAQFRQCIDLHRVQKLDAEPEAPKAATKATVPAKAA, encoded by the exons ATGGGAGCCCGACAGTCTCAATCCCGCGAGCCCAGATCCGTTTCGATGGAGAACCCAACTCCTGCCGGCGTTATTGATATATCCGACGATGTGGTCAAGCGACTGAAGGCGGGCATATCCCAGCAGG CTCGTGAGCACGCAGCCGCTGCGGAGGAATCGAAGCCAGCGCCAAAACCAACAACGATGGCTGCTGCCAAGCCAGCCGCATCGGCGCCAGCTGCCCCTTCTGCTCCGAAAGTATCCTATCCCGCTGCAGTGCCCATCTACGTCCAGGGAGGAGGACACACTATCAGCGCGGCCGATGTGCAGCGCCAGATGAACCAGGAGCTGGTCAAGAACGACGAGCTGTGGAAGGAGCGCATGGCGAAGCTGGAGGAGAACCTCAAGAAGACCAACACCATCCTGGAGAAGGAGTATGCCAATGCTGTGGACAATGTGCACAAGCGATTCGTCAGCACCGCGTCGTCGCACAAAGTGCCTCCCTGCCAGGACCTGAAATCCCAGCTGCTCGCCTGCTACCGCGCGTATCCCGGAGAGACCTTGAAATGCATGGAGGAGGTGGCTCAGTTCCGACAGTGCATCGATCTGCATCGCGTccaaaagctggatgcggaACCAGAGGCGCCGAAAGCGGCCACCAAGGCCACCGTTCCTGCCAAGGCGGCCTAG
- the LOC6538963 gene encoding discs overgrown protein kinase — translation MELRVGNKYRLGRKIGSGSFGDIYLGTTINTGEEVAIKLECIRTKHPQLHIESKFYKTMQGGIGIPRIIWCGSEGDYNVMVMELLGPSLEDLFNFCSRRFSLKTVLLLADQMISRIDYIHSRDFIHRDIKPDNFLMGLGKKGNLVYIIDFGLAKKFRDARSLKHIPYRENKNLTGTARYASINTHLGIEQSRRDDLESLGYVLMYFNLGALPWQGLKAANKRQKYERISEKKLSTSIVVLCKGFPSEFVNYLNFCRQMHFDQRPDYCHLRKLFRNLFHRLGFTYDYVFDWNLLKFGGPRNPQAIQQAQDGADGQAGHDAVAAAAAVAAAAAASSHQQQQHKVNAALGGGGGSAAQQQLQGGQTLAMLGGNGGGNGSQLIGGNGLNMDDSMAATNSSRPPYDTPERRPSIRMRQGGGGGGGGVGVGGMQSGGGGGGVGNAK, via the coding sequence ATGGAGCTGCGCGTGGGTAACAAATACCGCCTGGGCCGCAAGATAGGATCGGGATCGTTCGGCGACATCTACCTGGGCACCACGATCAACACTGGCGAGGAGGTGGCCATCAAGCTGGAGTGCATCCGCACCAAGCACCCCCAGCTGCACATCGAGTCGAAGTTCTACAAGACGATGCAGGGCGGCATAGGTATACCCCGCATAATCTGGTGCGGCAGCGAGGGCGACTACAATGTGATGGTGATGGAGCTACTCGGACCCTCGCTGGAGGACCTCTTTAACTTTTGTTCGCGCCGCTTTTCGTTGAAGACGGTTCTGCTGCTGGCGGACCAGATGATCTCCCGCATCGATTACATACACTCGCGGGACTTCATCCATCGCGACATTAAGCCGGACAACTTCCTCATGGGTCTTGGCAAGAAGGGCAACCTGGTGTACATCATTGactttggcctggccaaaaagttcCGGGATGCCCGGTCGCTGAAGCACATTCCCTATCGGGAAAACAAGAACCTCACGGGCACTGCCCGCTATGCCTCCATCAACACACATTTGGGCATTGAGCAATCGCGTCGTGACGACCTGGAATCCCTCGGCTATGTCCTCATGTACTTCAATCTGGGAGCCCTGCCTTGGCAGGGCCTAAAGGCAGCCAACAAGAGGCAAAAGTACGAGAGGATCTCGGAGAAGAAGCTGTCCACCTCGATTGTGGTGCTGTGCAAGGGCTTCCCCAGCGAGTTCGTCAACTATCTGAACTTCTGTCGCCAGATGCATTTCGACCAGCGTCCCGATTACTGCCACCTGCGCAAGCTCTTCCGAAACCTGTTCCACCGTTTGGGCTTCACTTATGACTATGTGTTTGACTGGAACCTGCTTAAGTTTGGCGGACCACGGAATCCCCAGGCCATTCAGCAGGCGCAGGACGGAGCGGACGGTCAGGCGGGACATGATGCAGTGGCCGCAGCAgcggcggtggcagcagcggcagccgcCTCCTcgcatcaacagcagcagcacaaggtcaATGCGGCGCttggcggcggtggaggcaGTGCAGCGCAACAGCAACTCCAGGGCGGCCAAACGCTGGCGATGCTGGGCGGCAATGGAGGCGGAAACGGCAGCCAACTGATCGGCGGCAACGGACTCAACATGGACGACTCGATGGCGGCCACCAACTCGTCGAGACCGCCCTACGACACGCCGGAACGTCGGCCCTCGATACGGATGCGCCAgggaggcggaggaggcggcggtggagtGGGTGTGGGCGGTATGCAGAGCGGAGGAGGGGGCGGTGGCGTGGGGAACgccaaataa